GTGAAAAGCCAATAAGCAGCGCAACGCCCACACAAAAAAGATAATACATTTTATTCTGCACGCGATTAGCTATGCGAAAAATACGCAATAAAATATATCCATACAGGCAAATAATAGCAAAAAGTCCAATAAATCCTAGCTCCTCTGCAATCCCAGCAAGGATAATATCTGTATGCACATCGCTTAAAAATCCAAGTTTAATAAAGCCATCGCCAAGTCCCGCACCTAAAAATCCTCCGCTTGACATAGCATTTGCGGCGTGGTAGATTTGGTAAGGTTCAGGCAAGCCGCTTATGCGTAGATTTTCCGCCCAGCCATAGGGCAAAAGGGCCAATACAGAATCTTGCGCGCTCGCCCACCATGATTTTACGCGTAAGATTCTATGCGGGCTTGTAACAATGGCTATAAGCGCGGCACTAAGCGTGCTTAGAAAAATAATACCAAGCAAGCGTAAGCTCCCACCAGCAAAAAGCAGCATAACCCCAAGTGTTAGGGCGAGCAGCACCACTTGCCCTAAGTCATTTTGCAGCACGGCAATCAGCACCACAGCGACAATAAACAACATAAGATAAGGGATAAAGATTTTTATTTCATCTTTAATAGAAAGGCGCGCATCGCTCACAAATTTGCGCGAAAAGCTCCACGCAAGGAAATATACAAAGCCAATTTTAAATAATTCAGATGGCGCGAGTGAAATAAGTGGCAGTCTAATCCAGCGCTTTGCCCCACCTGCGGAGCTTACAAAGCTTTGCGGGAGGAAGTGCATACCCACCATAAGGATAATAGATAAAAGAAAG
This DNA window, taken from Helicobacter jaachi, encodes the following:
- a CDS encoding FtsW/RodA/SpoVE family cell cycle protein, with amino-acid sequence MADSRLFYAVTLLSCIGVVMSYSLATYITSLYNYPPLHFFLRQLIATIIGITLMWLLSRIDVDVHFKRIGVAIFLLSIILMVGMHFLPQSFVSSAGGAKRWIRLPLISLAPSELFKIGFVYFLAWSFSRKFVSDARLSIKDEIKIFIPYLMLFIVAVVLIAVLQNDLGQVVLLALTLGVMLLFAGGSLRLLGIIFLSTLSAALIAIVTSPHRILRVKSWWASAQDSVLALLPYGWAENLRISGLPEPYQIYHAANAMSSGGFLGAGLGDGFIKLGFLSDVHTDIILAGIAEELGFIGLFAIICLYGYILLRIFRIANRVQNKMYYLFCVGVALLIGFSLIINAFGISGITPVKGIAVPFLSYGGSSLIANCLAIGLVLGISKQIQS